The stretch of DNA GTATCCCTAAAGGATTATTTGGTCATCTTTATATTGATGCAGTAAAACCGCTATCATTTACGCTAAATGAAGGTAAAACACTTGCCATTATCGGGCAAAATGGCTCAGGGAAATCTACTTTGGCTAAAATGTTAGTTGGAATGATTAGTCCTGATGATGGTGATATTTGGATCGAGGATCAAAAACTTGAATATGGCGACTACCATACTCGCTGTAAGTTAATTCGAATGATTTTTCAAAATGCTGATAGTTCTTTTGATCCTAGATTAAAAATTGGCAAAATACTTGAGATCCCCTTAAAACAAAATACAACATTAACTGCCGTTGAAAGAGAGCAATTAATCTATTGTGTATTAAAACAAGTTGGATTATCTGCTGAACATGCAAATTATTATCCTTCAGTTATGGCCGCGGGGCAAAAACAGCGAGTCGCACTTGCCCGAGCATTAATTTTAAAGCCGAAAGTTATTATTTTTGATGAAGCATTAACCGCTTTAGATATCTCAATGCGTTCACAAATAATTAATTTAATGCTTGCGCTACAAGAAGAACAAAATCTATCTTATATCTATGTCACACAAGATATTGGTATGATGAAACATATTAGTGACCAGATTTTAGTCATGCATAATGGTGAACTCGTTGAAAGTGGTAATACAGCAGAAGTACTTGCCTCACCTTTAAGTGATATAACCCAGCGACTAGTTCAAAGTTATTTCGGTGAAGCACTGACTGCTGATACTTGGCGAACCGATACCCGCGCATTTTAGCCGCTATTTTTTCAATTATAAAAATGGCATATTTTTTACTTTAATATGCCATTCTCTATTCATTATTTTAAGACAATACAAACGAAAGCAATCTAACCTTATTCAATCATAGATAACGGCAAAGATAAGCTGTTGGCTCTGCGACTTGAACATGGAACTCACTTTTTCCTTGAATATGGAATATTTGCCCTGCTTGCAAAATTTGCCAATTTTTGGCCGAAGGCAGTAACACATTTAAAGAACCAGAAATAATCGTCATCTCTTCTGGTTTATTGGTACTAAAGGTATATTCACCAGGCACCATAACACCAATACTTGATTCACCACTGCTTGCATTAGTAAAACTAATCGATTTCACCTTGCCAGAAAAATATTCATTAACTGTTAACATATTGGGCATCCTTTTATTTGTATTAATAAACGATTTAATTGTACTAAAAAAAATGATAGATACCTATCTTTGTTTACCAACAACTAGATAGATTAACTATTTGATTTTATGTTAAATAAATGTAAATGAGTTATATATTATTAAAAAAAAATTGGCATAATTACATTTTTTATAAAATTATCATTGATTTAATAAATAATTCCGTACAAAATTAACAGTTCAGCATGTGCTGTATAATGAAAAGGTAACCACCCGATATATGGAATGGATCATGGATCCTACGATTTGGATTGGACTGTCAACACTGATTGTTCTAGAAATCGTTCTTGGTATTGATAATATAGTATTTATTGCAATTCTAGCCGAAAAACTACCACCAGAGCGGCGTGACCATGCTCGCATAATTGGTCTATCTTTAGCGCTAATCATGCGCATAATTTTATTAATGTTTACTGGCTGGCTCGTTACATTAACTGCCCCACTATTTACAGCGTTAGGGGTTAGTTTTAATGCTCGGCAGCTGATAATGTTAGTTGGTGGCGTTTTCTTACTTTTTAAAGCAACAATGGAATTAAATGAGCGGTTAGAGGGTAAATCTCACGGCTCATCAAAACAGAAAAAGACATCTCATTTTTGGACTGTCGTAGTACAAATCGTCGTACTTGATGCTGTATTTTCATTAGATTCGGTAATCACTGCCGTTGGTATGGTTGAACACATTCCAGTAATGATTGCAGCGGTTTGTATCGCTATGGTTATTATGATGATAGCAAGCAAGCCTCTAGCGAATTTTGTTAATGTTCATCCAACAATTGTTATTTTATGTCTTAGCTTTTTATTAATGATCGGTTTTAGCCTTGTTGCAGAAGGTTTTGGTTTTTCTATTCCAAAAGGATATCTGTATGCTGCAATTGGTTTTTCTATCCTCATTGAGTTTTTTAATCAAATGGCAAGCTTTAATCGTCGACGTTTTTTAAGCAAAAAACCACTAAGAGAACGCACTGCTGAAGCCGTGTTGAATTTATTGAAAGGTGATGCTGAGCATGAAGAGCTAGATAGTAATACTAAAGATTTGATTGCCGATGCAGGTAGCAATGCCGCGTTTAATGCACAAGAGCTGAGCATGATAGAGCGCGTATTGGGCCTAGCACAGCGTTCAGTCAGTAGCATTATGACGTCAAGGCAAAATATTAAGATGATTAATATTAATGATGATCGGGAAGACATTTTAAAAGAAATAACCGAGAATCAGCATACACGCCTAATTGTCACTGATGATGTATCGATAGATGAACCACTTGGTATCATACAGGTTAATGATTTATTGAAAGAAGTTTTGCATAATCGCCATGATATGTCGATTGCTAAATTGATTAAGCAGCCACTAATTTTCCCTGAAACAATATCGCTATTAGTTGCACTTGAGCAATTTAAAAATGCAAAAACGCATTTTGCATTTGTTGTTGATGAATTTGGTTCAATGCAAGGTATTGTTTCAGTTACTGATGTGACAGAAACAATTGCTGGCGAGTTTCCGACTGAAAATGAAGATATTGATGTTAGACATGATATTCAATCTTGTGGTGAAAACTGTTGGATCGCTAATGGTTATACGCCATTAGAAGAACTCGTTCGTTTTGTGCCGTTAGAACTTGATGACAAACGTGAATATCATACTCTTGCAGGATTATTGATGGAACAATCACAGCATATTCCAGAAGTGGCTGAAATAATTCAATTTGAAGATTATCTATTTGAAATTCTTGACGTAGAAAGTCATCGAATTATCAAAGTCAAAATCACTCACATTAACGCAGCTACAGATCAAATCTAATTTATCCCAATAGGAAGGCTAGGCCTTCCTATTTAATTGACTTATTGCAATTAAACGAAAATAGTATTAATTCCCTAAATTGAGTAATTCTTTATATTAATTGATATCATTATCATCGCAATATAAAAATAATAGCGCATATTAATGGCTATTCTCCCTATCTATATTTTTAACTTTGTCTAAAATTTCAAAATATTTAACAAAATAAAGCAAAAATACGCTAAACTAACGTCAATTAATACAGATGTAGCACAACGTTAAGGAGGTGAGAATGCATGATACAGGACCGTTACTTGCAGCAATTATTGGCGGAATTGTTTTAGCCGCTATTTTAGGCATGTTGGCCCATCGATTACGTATTTCACCTTTAGTTGGTTATTTAATTGCAGGAATTATATTTGGCCCAGCAACGCCTGGTTATGTTGCAGACACTGCGATCATTAGTCAACTAGCCGAAATTGGGGTGATTTTGTTGATGTTTGCTGTTGGCTTGCATTTTTCTATCAAAGATTTACTTGCCGTAAAATCTATCGCTATTCCTGGTGCTATAGTACAAATAACCGTTGCAACATTACTCGGTATCGGTTTATCTTCAATCATTGGCTGGTCAATGACCACGGGGTTAGTTTTTGGCCTTTGCTTATCAACGGCGAGTACGGTTGTATTATTGCGGGCGCTTGAAGAGCGAGAGTTAATAGAAAGCAAACGTGGCCGGATCGCAATTGGCTGGCTAATTGTTGAAGATCTTGTAATGGTATTAACATTAGTGCTTCTTCCCCCTATTGTCACTATGATGGGCGATAATGATCATATTAATTTTTGGGATATTGTCACTCAAATTACCAAAACTGTCGGCTTAGTTATTATATTTATTGTTTTTATGATAATCGTTGGTCGAAGAGTTATTCCCTGGTTACTTGCTAAAAGTGCAAGTACCGGTTCTGAAGAATTATTTACATTATCAGTTTTAGGGATCGCACTTGGGATCGCACTTGCAGCAGTGCAACTATTTGGCGCGTCATTTGCGTTAGGGGCATTCTTTGCTGGTATGGCCTTAACTGAATCAGAGTTAAGCCACCGAGCCGCGCATAATATTTTACCATTAAAAGATGCATTTGCCGTACTGTTCTTTGTTTCTGTTGGTATGCTATTTGATCCACATATTTTGATTGAATATCCGTTAGCAACACTCTCAACTGTCATAATAATTATTTTTGGAAAATCGATTGCTGCTTATTTTATTGTTCGAATATTTGGTCATACTAAACGTACAGCTTTAACTATCTCAGCAAGCCTTGCTCAAATTGGTGAGTTTGCTTTCATCTTAGCCGCTTTAGGTAAATTACTTGGTGTATTCCCTGACGAAGCTTATAGCTTAATTTTAGCTGGGGCTATTATATCTATTGTCATCAACCCATTTATTTTTAATTTAGTTGAACATTATTTATCTAGAACAGAAAATATTGTCGATAAAATCATTGATCCTCTTGCGGTAACGAATCAATTAATTCCTCAGGGCCTAAAAAATCACGCTATTTTAGTGGGTCATGGGCGATTGGGTAGTACCATTGCAAGGCAATTAAAAAGCCGTAATATTGCCCTTGTTGTGGTAGATAATTCATTAACATTGATAGAACAACTACGCAATGAAGGTGTAATTGCTGTTTTTGGTAATGCATCAAAACCAGAAACCTTAGAGCTTGCTCAACTTGAAACCGCTCGTTGGTTGATAATTTCAACGCCAAACGGCTATGAAGCCGGTGAAATTTGTTCACAAGCGCGCAAAGCAAGACCTGATCTCGCTATTTATGTTCGTGCTTTCTATGATGATGAGGCTGAATATATTGCAGAGCATGGCGCGACGGGAGTGATTACTGGTGAAGAAGAAATCGCTAAACATATTTTAGGATTAATGCATCTAGAACCCACAGCCGATAATGCTGATGAAGCTAAAATAGCAGACCTTGACGCAGATAAAGAGAAAAAAATTAATATTCCTATTAATGCCAATCTTCCTGAAGGCGATGGAAGCCCTATCTAATTATATTCCTTGACCTCGCTCAAAATCTGTTAATAATGGCGGGGTTATTTATTTCATTTTAATTTAGGTTTATTTATGAGTGATATACAATCTAATGAACGTCGTACTTTAATTGACAAAATTTTTCAATTGAAAGAAAAAAAATCAACAGTTGGAACAGAAATTATTGCCGGCGGTACTACATTTCTGACCATGGTTTACATTATTTTTGTTAATCCAGAAATTCTCAGTGTAACTGGCATGGATCAAAAAGCTGTATTTGTACTAACCTGTTTAGTTACTGCTTTTGCCTCAATTTTAATGGGACTTGCTGCGAACCTACCTATTGCACTTGCACCGGCAATGGGGCTCAATGCTTTTTTAGCATTTAGCATTTGTTCTAAATACTCTTGGGAAGTTGGTATGGGGGCAATTTTTTGGGGCTCTTTACTATTTTTCCTTTTATCGTTATTTAAAGTGCGTCATTGGCTAATTTCGAATATTCCATCATGCTTACGAGCAGGAATTAGTGCGGGGATCGGCTTATTTATTGCCTTTATGGGCTTTAAAAATATGGGATTAATTGAATCCTCTCCTGCAACTTTATTGACAATGGGTAATATTTTATCTCTTCCTGTATTATTAGGTTCTCTTGGGTTTTTCATTATCATTATTTTAGCATCACGTAACTTTCATGCTGCAGTATTAATTTCTATTTTAGTAGTCTCAGTACTTGGATTATGGCTTGATCCTAATATTCATTATGAAGGAATTGTTTCGCTACCACCTGACGTAACAACCGTAGTTGGTCATATTGATTTGGTCGGTTCATTAAATATTGGTATGACGGGGATTATTTTCTCGATTATGATTGTAAGCCTTTTTGACTCGTCAGGTACAATTTTAGCGGTAACAGACAAAGCGGGAATTGCGGATAGTAAAGGGCGTTTTCCTAAAATGCGTCAAGCTTTATTAGTCGATAGTTTTAGTTCTACTCTCGGTGGCTTATTTGGTACATCATCAGTACTGACTTATATTGAAAGCTCTGCGGGTGTTTCAGTGGGTGGCCGTACGGGTTTAACATCGGTAGTCGTTGGGATCTTATTTTTATTGGTAATTTTCTTCTCTCCACTCGCGCATATCGTACCAAGCTACGCAACATCTGGGGCATTGATTTTTGTTGGTATTTTAATGATGTCAAGCCTAGTAAAAGTTGATTGGCACGATTTAACTGAAGCGACCCCTGCTTTTATCACTGCACTTATGATGCCATTTGCGTTTGCTATTACTGAAGGTGTAGCACTTGGTTTTATCTCTTATGTGGTATTAAAAGCATTTACAGGTAAATTTAAACATCTAAATATTTGTGTTATCGCCGTTGCAGTGCTTTTTGTATTAAAATTTATTTTTATTGGCCATTAATTCTGATACTGAATAAGGCGGGCTAACTCCTCACCTTATTCAGTATTTACTCATCTTGTGTATTCGTTATTTTATTGTTGTAACACCCTATTTTAGCATAAATTCATTCTTCCAAAACCTACGATAATGATGCCAACTCTTCAATATAACGACCTGTTTTAATTGCTAAAAATTCTATTACCGCTTGAGGGCTACGGTTAATAATACGCTCAGGAGAGAATGCAACGTCCTTAATTAATTCTAAGCAATGTTCAAAACTCCCAACATTATAGGCGATATGAGAATCCGAGCCGAAGGAAATAAGACCGCCAACCTCTTTTACTGCCATTGCAATTTTACGGCAATTTTCATCGCTCCCTTTGCGAGAAATAAATGATGAATTGTTAATTTCAAGTGCCACTTGGTATTCTTTAGCAGCCTTTGCAACATCATATATATGGATCGGATATTTCGGATTACCTGGATGACTAATTATATTTACCTTGGGATTTTTAATCGTCGCAATTAAAGCCTCTGTATTTTTATCAATATTGTCAGGTCCTAGTGCGGGATCATGAAAGCCGGCAATCACTAGGTCAAGTTCTCGATACATACCATCATCACAGTCAAT from Orbaceae bacterium lpD04 encodes:
- a CDS encoding TerC family protein, whose amino-acid sequence is MDPTIWIGLSTLIVLEIVLGIDNIVFIAILAEKLPPERRDHARIIGLSLALIMRIILLMFTGWLVTLTAPLFTALGVSFNARQLIMLVGGVFLLFKATMELNERLEGKSHGSSKQKKTSHFWTVVVQIVVLDAVFSLDSVITAVGMVEHIPVMIAAVCIAMVIMMIASKPLANFVNVHPTIVILCLSFLLMIGFSLVAEGFGFSIPKGYLYAAIGFSILIEFFNQMASFNRRRFLSKKPLRERTAEAVLNLLKGDAEHEELDSNTKDLIADAGSNAAFNAQELSMIERVLGLAQRSVSSIMTSRQNIKMININDDREDILKEITENQHTRLIVTDDVSIDEPLGIIQVNDLLKEVLHNRHDMSIAKLIKQPLIFPETISLLVALEQFKNAKTHFAFVVDEFGSMQGIVSVTDVTETIAGEFPTENEDIDVRHDIQSCGENCWIANGYTPLEELVRFVPLELDDKREYHTLAGLLMEQSQHIPEVAEIIQFEDYLFEILDVESHRIIKVKITHINAATDQI
- a CDS encoding phosphatase, whose product is MQYLTDLHMHTVASTHAYSTMQEYIVQAKAKGLKLIAITDHGMALGDSPHRWHFVNMRIIPRIIDGVGILRGIEANILNIEGDIDCDDGMYRELDLVIAGFHDPALGPDNIDKNTEALIATIKNPKVNIISHPGNPKYPIHIYDVAKAAKEYQVALEINNSSFISRKGSDENCRKIAMAVKEVGGLISFGSDSHIAYNVGSFEHCLELIKDVAFSPERIINRSPQAVIEFLAIKTGRYIEELASLS
- a CDS encoding ATP-binding cassette domain-containing protein translates to MSQVLKVRNLSKRFSIPKGLFGHLYIDAVKPLSFTLNEGKTLAIIGQNGSGKSTLAKMLVGMISPDDGDIWIEDQKLEYGDYHTRCKLIRMIFQNADSSFDPRLKIGKILEIPLKQNTTLTAVEREQLIYCVLKQVGLSAEHANYYPSVMAAGQKQRVALARALILKPKVIIFDEALTALDISMRSQIINLMLALQEEQNLSYIYVTQDIGMMKHISDQILVMHNGELVESGNTAEVLASPLSDITQRLVQSYFGEALTADTWRTDTRAF
- the ppnP gene encoding pyrimidine/purine nucleoside phosphorylase → MLTVNEYFSGKVKSISFTNASSGESSIGVMVPGEYTFSTNKPEEMTIISGSLNVLLPSAKNWQILQAGQIFHIQGKSEFHVQVAEPTAYLCRYL
- a CDS encoding NCS2 family permease → MSDIQSNERRTLIDKIFQLKEKKSTVGTEIIAGGTTFLTMVYIIFVNPEILSVTGMDQKAVFVLTCLVTAFASILMGLAANLPIALAPAMGLNAFLAFSICSKYSWEVGMGAIFWGSLLFFLLSLFKVRHWLISNIPSCLRAGISAGIGLFIAFMGFKNMGLIESSPATLLTMGNILSLPVLLGSLGFFIIIILASRNFHAAVLISILVVSVLGLWLDPNIHYEGIVSLPPDVTTVVGHIDLVGSLNIGMTGIIFSIMIVSLFDSSGTILAVTDKAGIADSKGRFPKMRQALLVDSFSSTLGGLFGTSSVLTYIESSAGVSVGGRTGLTSVVVGILFLLVIFFSPLAHIVPSYATSGALIFVGILMMSSLVKVDWHDLTEATPAFITALMMPFAFAITEGVALGFISYVVLKAFTGKFKHLNICVIAVAVLFVLKFIFIGH